A window of the Callospermophilus lateralis isolate mCalLat2 chromosome 7, mCalLat2.hap1, whole genome shotgun sequence genome harbors these coding sequences:
- the Elovl1 gene encoding very long chain fatty acid elongase 1 isoform X1 has product MEAIVNLYHEMMKCADPRVQGYPLMESPLLMTSILLTYVYFVLSLGPRIMANRKPFQLRGFMIAYNFSLVALSLYIVYEFLMSGWLSTYTWRCDPVDYSNSPEAIRMVRVAWLFLFSKFIELIDTVIFILRKKDGQVTFLHVFHHSVLPWSWWWGVKIAPGGMGSFHAMVNSSVHVIMYLYYGLSALGPVAQPYLWWKKHMTAIQLIQFVLVSLHISQYYFLPSCNYQYPVIIHLIWMYGTIFFILFSNFWYHSYTKGKRLPRAPQQNGVPSIAKVKAN; this is encoded by the exons ATGGAGGCTATTGTGAACTTGTACCACGAGATGATGAAGTGTGCAG ATCCCCGGGTCCAGGGTTACCCTCTGATGGAGTCCCCCCTGCTAATGACCTCCATCCTCTTGACATACGTGTACTTTGTCCTCTCACTTGGACCTCGCATCATGGCCAACCGGAAGCCCTTTCAACTCCGAGGTTTCATGATTGCCTACAACTTCTCATTGGTGGCACTCTCCCTCTACATTGTCTATGAG TTCCTGATGTCTGGCTGGCTGAGTACCTACACCTGGCGCTGTGATCCTGTGGATTATTCCAACAGCCCTGAAGCTATTAGG ATGGTTCGAGTGGCCTGGCTCTTCTTATTCTCCAAGTTCATTGAGCTAATAGACACG GTGATCTTCATTCTCCGGAAGAAAGATGGGCAGGTGACCTTCTTGCATGTTTTTCATCACTCAGTGCTTCCCTGGAGCTGGTGGTGGGGGGTAAAGATTGCCCCAG GTGGAATGGGGTCTTTCCATGCCATGGTAAACTCCTCTGTGCATGTTATCATGTACCTATACTACGGATTATCTGCCCTTGGCCCTGTGGCTCAACCTTACCTTTGGTGGAAAAAACACATGACAGCCATTCAGCTG ATCCAGTTTGTCCTGGTCTCGCTGCACATCTCCCAGTACTACTTCTTGCCCAGCTGCAACTACCAGTACCCAGTCATTATCCACCTCATCTGGATGTATGGCACCATCTTCTTCATTCTGTTCTCCAATTTCTGGTATCACTCTTATACCAAAGGCAAGCGCCTGCCCCGTGCACCTCAGCAAAATGGAGTTCCCAGTATTGCCAAGGTCAAGGCTAACTGA
- the Elovl1 gene encoding very long chain fatty acid elongase 1 isoform X2 — MSGWLSTYTWRCDPVDYSNSPEAIRMVRVAWLFLFSKFIELIDTVIFILRKKDGQVTFLHVFHHSVLPWSWWWGVKIAPGGMGSFHAMVNSSVHVIMYLYYGLSALGPVAQPYLWWKKHMTAIQLIQFVLVSLHISQYYFLPSCNYQYPVIIHLIWMYGTIFFILFSNFWYHSYTKGKRLPRAPQQNGVPSIAKVKAN; from the exons ATGTCTGGCTGGCTGAGTACCTACACCTGGCGCTGTGATCCTGTGGATTATTCCAACAGCCCTGAAGCTATTAGG ATGGTTCGAGTGGCCTGGCTCTTCTTATTCTCCAAGTTCATTGAGCTAATAGACACG GTGATCTTCATTCTCCGGAAGAAAGATGGGCAGGTGACCTTCTTGCATGTTTTTCATCACTCAGTGCTTCCCTGGAGCTGGTGGTGGGGGGTAAAGATTGCCCCAG GTGGAATGGGGTCTTTCCATGCCATGGTAAACTCCTCTGTGCATGTTATCATGTACCTATACTACGGATTATCTGCCCTTGGCCCTGTGGCTCAACCTTACCTTTGGTGGAAAAAACACATGACAGCCATTCAGCTG ATCCAGTTTGTCCTGGTCTCGCTGCACATCTCCCAGTACTACTTCTTGCCCAGCTGCAACTACCAGTACCCAGTCATTATCCACCTCATCTGGATGTATGGCACCATCTTCTTCATTCTGTTCTCCAATTTCTGGTATCACTCTTATACCAAAGGCAAGCGCCTGCCCCGTGCACCTCAGCAAAATGGAGTTCCCAGTATTGCCAAGGTCAAGGCTAACTGA